From one Parambassis ranga chromosome 5, fParRan2.1, whole genome shotgun sequence genomic stretch:
- the LOC114436164 gene encoding rho guanine nucleotide exchange factor 19, producing MMAQFEHKEENSKRSSLIDNLCSYFGNSHLVNNLISQTPTMETRKSSSDTKDPGESTDSMSRPEDHSPSMDMSSALRSVALHKWGLNKIRSSVLTVFSENSSVSPLDEENGSHKKKADPAEEETLSAPFQSKYIDIFPLYQDYSLQAVREDLHRLKGSFVSELVTPQYLLAVQSRLSPSSRSASSSPQQSLRSPDGTLSSPPPQPIRVTPCTLWQDLEEVKVSGLLNSLTRKEIKLQESMFELIGSEASYLRSLRVAVNHFYASKALKQTLSPMEHHILFSNIRHVMAASERFLMDLEVRLGESVFMSQVGDIVLQHCPEFHSLYVPYVTNMMYQEALIKQQLQQNREFLHTLKKLESDSLCQRQTLKSFLVLPFQRITRVKLLLESILKQTEPDTEVISNLEKPIKALHEIVTDCDKGVQKMKQIEELVCLEMLLDFNKIKSVPLVISQRFLVHQGPLKRLTLESTNTSRPSFISIYLHLFNDLLIISSKRNQRYIVEDHTKFPACVTTEHLKAEVLGLPPLSFLVHLTRSQTGHPTVMILVALTRSDKEAWIKALSSKP from the exons ATGATGGCACAATTTGAGCACAAAGAAGAGAACAGCAAGAGAAGCAGCCTTATTGATAATCTATGCTCCTATTTTGGAAATAGTCATCTAGTGAACAATTTAATTTCACAAACACCAACTATGGAGACAAGGAAAAGCTCAAGTGACACTAAAGACCCTGGTGAGAGCACTGACTCCATGAGCCGGCCTGAAGATCACAG TCCTTCCATGGACATGTCCTCAGCTCTCAGGTCGGTGGCATTGCACAAATGGGGTCTGAATAAAATCCGCTCATCAGTGCTCACAGTCTTCTCTGAAAATTCCTCAGTATCTCCCCTGGATGAAGAAAATGGAAGTCATAAGAA GAAAGCAGATccagctgaggaggaaacacTGAGTGCACCATTCCAGTCAAAGTACATCGACATCT TCCCTCTCTATCAGGACTACAGTCTGCAGGCGGTGAGAGAAGATCTGCACAGACTCAAAGGCAGCTTTGTGTCTGAACTGGTGACTCCACAGTACCTGCTTGCCGTGCAGTCCCGTCTGAGCCCATCCAGTCGCTctgcctcttcatctcctcagcAAAGTTTAAGATCCCCAGATGGAACTCTGtcctcacctccacctcagcctATCAGAGTGACCCCCTGCACACTGTGGCAAGacctggaggaggtgaaggtgTCTGGTCTGCTCAACAGCCTGACAAGAAAAGAGATTAAGCTTCAAGAG tctatgtttgagttgatcGGCTCTGAAGCGTCTTACCTGCGGAGCCTCAGAGTGGCTGTGAACCATTTTTATGCATCAAAAGCTCTGAAGCAGACCCTCTCTCCAATGGAGCATCACATTTTGTTCTCAAACATTCGGCACGTGATGGCAGCCAGTGAGAG gtttctCATGGATTTGGAGGTCCGACTGGGAGAGAGTGTATTCATGTCTCAGGTTGGAGACATCGTGCTCCAGCACTGCCCAGAATTTCACAGCCTCTATGTGCCATATGTGACTAACATGATGTACCAAGAAGCCCTTATTAAGCAGCAGCT GCAGCAGAACAGAGAGTTTCTGCACACACTCAAGAAGCTTGAGAGTGACTCGCTGTGTCAAAGACAGACGCTCAAGTCCTTCCTCGTCCTTCCATTTCAGAGGATTACTCGTGTTAAGCTTCTGCTGGAG AGCATCCTGAAACAGACGGAGCCAGACACTGAGGTGATTTCGAATCTTGAAAAGCCAATAAAAGCCCTTCATGAG ATAGTGACAGACTGCGACAAGGGGGtccaaaaaatgaaacaaattgAAGAGCTGGTCTGCCTGGAGATGCTGCTGGATTTCAACAAAATTaag TCAGTCCCTCTTGTCATCAGTCAGCGTTTTCTGGTGCACCAAGGACCCCTGAAACGACTGACTCTGGAGAGCACTAACACCTCAAGACCGTCATTCATCAGCATCTACCTGCACCTGTTCAACGACCTGCTGATCATCTCCTCAAAAAG GAATCAGCGGTACATTGTGGAGGATCACACTAAATTCCCTGCATGTGTGACCACTGAGCACCTAAAGGCTGAAGTCCTGGGTCTGCCCCCTCTCTCCTTTCTGGTGCATCTTACTCGAAGCCAAACAGGACACCCAACTGTCATGATACTTGTTGCATTGACAAG GTCAGATAAAGAGGCGTGGATAAAGGCACTGTCATCTAAACCATGA
- the epha2a gene encoding ephrin type-A receptor 2a yields the protein MEPRGVYLFLFLFVNRVSISLQAKEQVLLDMKTSGSELGWLTLPYENGWEIVQTVVNGSLFYTYSVCSIDSTEQDNWLRTTFIQRRPGTTRVSVELRFVVRDCNTFDGASVACKETFNLYISEADADVGTNFRKTQFRKVATIAPDEVTRGRILKVNTETRTVGPLSRRGFYLAFQDMGACVALLSVRVYYKTCPSTVQSLAAFPETVADALREVEGVCVENAVSQATPRIYCTAEGEWVVPVGQCQCLAGYETTGDSCQACKPGYFKPTVSSELCRVCPDNTKPSSAGATECLCEEGFFRSPSDPPTSACSAPPTTPRDLIATTLSAEGTLQLLWSPPLVTGGRTDLTYSVECEHCDGVLCVPCGEKVRFETGPTDLKDTTVIINGLDSHLNYTFSVEAHSGVSQFGTERPIVTITTALDYTDPPKVTLIHLDDRGPTSLSLSWTLSRRPPAHINHRYELMYRRKDDDNERDVTTYTVLILEKSSVQINDLTPDTTYMFRVQALSPEGNPGSYSVEHEFHTSPLAESQIQNSSTMVLGAVVGAAVILLVVVAVVLLRKRRLGSRGRGGPEDPYFSTDQLKPLKTYVDPHMYEDPNIAIQKFVKEIDQSSVIQQKVIGVGEFGEVFRGVMKTGKGEVVVAIKTLKPGFSEKQRQDFLSEASIMGQFSHPNIISLHGVVTKGKHTMIVTEYMENGALDTYLKDHDGEIPSYQLVGMMRGIAAGMKYLSDMSYVHRDLAARNVLVNSNLECKVSDFGLSRVLEDDAEGTYTTRGGKIPIRWTAPEAIAYRKFTSASDVWSFGIVMWEVMAFGERPYWDMSNHEVMKAINEAFRLPAPMDCPSAIYQLMLQCWQHDRSKRPRFSDIVNILDKLLRSPESLKPIADFDPRVSIRLPSTSGCDGTMFRSVPEWLESIKMSQYNESFARAGVSTMEQVLALRHEDIRNIGVRLPGHMKRIAYSILGLKDETSSLSVFAV from the exons atggaGCCGCGCGGAGTCTActtattcttgtttttatttgttaacaGAGTTTCTATCAGCCTCCAGGCGAAAGAAC aaGTCCTGCTGGATATGAAAACTTCAGGGTCAGAGCTGGGCTGGTTGACGTTGCCATATGAGAACGGA tgggaGATAGTCCAGACGGTGGTGAACGGCTCACTTTTTTATACCTACAGTGTTTGCAGCATAGACTCTACTGAGCAGGATAACTGGTTGCGCACAACTTTCATTCAGCGGCGCCCAGGGACGACCCGGGTGTCTGTAGAGCTCCGTTTTGTTGTGAGAGACTGCAACACATTTGATGGCGCTTCCGTCGCCTGTAAAGAAACCTTCAACCTTTACATCTCAGAGGCTGATGCCGATGTTGGAACCAACTTCCGTAAAACACAGTTCCGCAAAGTGGCCACCATCGCTCCTGATGAGGTGACCCGAGGACGCATACTTAAGGTCAACACAGAGACGAGGACTGTGGGGCCTCTCTCTAGACGGGGCTTCTACCTGGCCTTTCAAGACATGGGTGCATGTGTggcactgctgtctgtcagagTCTATTACAAGACATGCCCGTCCACAGTGCAGAGCCTGGCAGCCTTCCCGGAGACGGTGGCAGATGCTTtgagggaggtggagggagtCTGCGTGGAGAATGCCGTCAGTCAGGCCACACCGCGCATCTACTGCACAGCTGAGGGTGAATGGGTGGTTCCAGTGGGTCAGTGCCAATGTCTCGCAGGCTACGAAACCACAGGGGACTCCTGCCAAG CATGCAAACCAGGCTACTTCAAGCCGACAGTATCAAGCGAGTTATGTCGCGTTTGTCCTGACAACACAAAGCCATCTTCCGCTGGCGCCACTGAATGTCTCTGTGAGGAAGGATTCTTCCGCTCCCCCTCTGACCCTCCTACATCAGCCTGCTCTG CTCCACCCACTACCCCTCGTGACCTCATCGCCACCACCCTGTCAGCAGAGGGAACGCTACAGCTGTTGTGGAGCCCGCCGCTGGTGACCGGAGGCCGCACTgacctcacctacagtgtagaGTGTGAGCACTGCGATGGAGTTTTATGTGTCCCCTGTGGTGAGAAGGTCCGCTTTGAGACAGGACCTACAGACCTGAAGGATACCACAGTCATCATTAATGGCCTAGATTCTCATCTCAACTACACGTTCAGTGTGGAGGCGCACAGTGGAGTGTCCCAGTTTGGGACTGAGAGGCCCATCGTGACCATCACTACTGCCCTGGACTATACAG ATCCCCCCAAGGTGACGTTGATCCATCTGGATGATCGCGGCCCCaccagtctgtctctgtcctggaCTCTGTCTCGCAGGCCTCCAGCCCACATCAATCACCGCTATGAGCTTATGTACCGCAGAAAA GATGATGACAATGAGCGAGACGTGACCACCTATACAGTCCTAATTTTGGAGAAAAGCTCTGTCCAGATTAATGACCTCACTCCAGACACTACCTATATGTTCAGAGTTCAGGCGCTAAGTCCCGAAGGCAACCCTGGCAGCTACAGCGTGGAGCATGAGTTTCATACGTCACCATTAG CTGAGTCTCAGATCCAGAACAGCTCCACCATGGTGTTGGGAGCTGTAGTTGGAGCGGCGGTCAttctgctggtggtggtggccGTCGTGCTGCTACGCAAAAG gcgaCTGGGCTCTCGTGGCAGGGGAGGACCTGAGGACCCCTACTTTTCTACAG ATCAGCTTAAGCCTCTTAAGACATACGTCGACCCACACATGTATGAGGACCCTAATATTGCCATCCAGAAGTTTGTCAAAGAAATTGACCAGAGTTCAGTTATTCAACAAAAAGTCATTGGTGTTG GAGAGTTTGGGGAAGTGTTCCGGGGTGTGATGAAGACCGGGAAAGGCGAGGTGGTGGTAGCAATCAAGACCCTGAAGCCAGGCTTCTCAGAGAAACAGAGGCAGGACTTCCTGAGTGAGGCCAGCATCATGGGACAGTTCTCACACCCTAATATCATCAGCCTGCATGGAGTGGTCACTAAAG GTAAACACACCATGATTGTGACAGAATACATGGAGAATGGAGCTCTCGACACATATCTGAAG GACCACGATGGAGAGATTCCCTCATATCAACTTGTGGGAATGATGCGTGGAATAGCAGCTGGCATGAAATATCTTTCTGACATGAGCTACGTCCACCGGGACCTGGCAGCAAGAAATGTTCTGGTCAACAGCAACCTGGAGTGCAAAGTGTCTGATTTCGGCCTGTCACGTGTTTTGGAGGATGACGCTGAAGGCACCTACACAACCAGA GGAGGCAAAATCCCAATCCGCTGGACAGCCCCAGAGGCCATCGCATACAGGAAGTTCACTTCAGCCAGCGACGTGTGGAGCTTTGGCATCGTCATGTGGGAAGTCATGGCCTTTGGTGAACGACCCTACTGGGACATGAGCAACCATGAG gtcaTGAAGGCTATCAACGAAGCTTTCAGGCTTCCTGCTCCAATGGATTGCCCATCCGCCATCTACCAGCTCATGCTGCAGTGTTGGCAGCATGACCGCTCCAAACGACCTCGCTTCTCTGACATCGTCAACATTCTAGACAAACTTCTCCGAAGCCCAGAGTCTTTAAAACCCATCGCTGATTTTGACCCACG cgTGTCCATCCGCCTGCCCAGCACCAGCGGCTGTGACGGCACCATGTTCAGGTCGGTGCCCGAGTGGCTGGAATCCATCAAAATGAGCCAGTACAATGAAAGCTTCGCCCGCGCTGGTGTCTCAACCATGGAGCAGGTGCTTGCACTGAGGCACGA AGACATCAGGAACATTGGAGTGCGGTTGCCCGGTCACATGAAGAGGATAGCATATAGCATCCTAGGCCTGAAAGATGAAACCAGCTCCCTCAGCGTGTTTGCAGTGTGA
- the LOC114436166 gene encoding heat shock protein beta-7-like, protein MDRDSVCMERGHSNLSEDSRSLPQCSAREHKFTGHSYPTGKIQIIGDLFLFTVDVSEFSPEDVIITSSNNLIEVHAEKLGEDGSVTNTFSHRCKLPSNVDPVTVSMSLESSGILTVRAHRIF, encoded by the exons ATGGACAGAGACTCAGTCTGTATGGAGAGAGGTCACAGTAATCTATCTGAAGACTCAAGATCACTACCTCAGTGCAGCGCCAGAGAACACAAATTTACAG GCCACTCATATCCTACAGGGAAGATCCAGATCATCGGCGACCTTTTCCTGTTCACAGTAGATGTGAGTGAGTTCTCTCCAGAGGATGTTATCATCACATCCTCCAACAACCTCATAGAGGTCCATGCAGAGAAG CTGGGTGAAGATGGCTCTGTCACCAACACGTTCTCCCACAGATGCAAACTGCCTTCCAACGTGGACCCTGTGACTGTGAGCATGTCTCTGGAGAGCAGTGGCATCCTAACAGTCAGAGCTCACAGGATATTTTAG
- the cplane2 gene encoding ciliogenesis and planar polarity effector 2 produces MAQVPLHGSLIVSDWHRCKDSKEYFCKILHKKRRKNFGLLESPVMPPQAAVDTVHYKIFITGKSGVGKTALAARLAGLNIPNIHHETTGIETTVAYWPVKLRESGRVLFFRLQLWDCGENALRRFDHLLPSCKEQVDAVLFLFSFTDRTSFDDLSNQITKWSGPSVSRVVKLVVGTKFDLFMHCDVAERDVRDFQATWNLPVLRTGGEVSDGLGDVAPLLNCLAENLWHQDCVTASQRFQEETVTVL; encoded by the exons ATGGCACAAGTTCCTCTTCATGGATCACTCATAGTCTCTGACTGGCATCGATGTAAAGACAGCAAAGAATATTTCTGCAAAATCCTGCACAAGAAGAGACGCAAGAACTTTG GCCTGTTGGAGTCTCCAGTGATGCCCCCACAAGCTGCAGTGGACACAGTTCATTATAAAATCTTCATCACTGGCAAGAGTGGAGTTGGAAAAACTGCTCTTGCTGCACGTCTTGCGGGCTTGAATATTCCTAACATTCACCATGAAACCACAG GCATCGAGACGACAGTGGCGTATTGGCCAGTGAAGCTGAGAGAAAGCGGCCGAGTGCTTTTCTTCCGTCTGCAGCTGTGGGACTGCGGCGAGAACGCCTTGCGTAGATTTGACCATTTGCTTCCT TCCTGTAAAGAGCAGGTGGATGCTGTCCTCTTCCTGTTCTCCTTCACTGACAGAACATCGTTTGATGATCTGTCAAATCAAATCACTAAATGGAGCGGGCCATCTGTCAGTCGTGTTGTGAAACTTGTGGTTGGCACCAA ATTTGACCTTTTCATGCACTGTGATGTGGCAGAGAGAGATGTGAGGGACTTCCAGGCGACATGGAACTTACCGGTGCTGCGTACAGGCGGGGAGGTCAGTGATGGGCTGGGTGATGTAGCGCCTCTCCTCAACTGCCTTGCAGAGAACCTGTGGCATCAAGATTGTGTTACAGCCAGCCAACGTTTTCAAGAAGAGACTGTGACTGTGCTTTAA
- the ddi2 gene encoding protein DDI1 homolog 2 isoform X2, translating into MLVTVFCAPRDRPETTFALDVSPELELRDFVALCELESGIPAGEIQITYVEQPLKDPTRALGNYGVKDGDVVVLRQADRRPPPTQPAFPGLPHIDFRSITIPGTSSSTNQRGTVRPQQQPQQPPQPQPQPQQSQQQQQQRPAQPSTPMAFRGSSPQGLDDPALLQQMLLSNPHELSLLKERNPPLAEALLSGDLERFTKVLLEQQQDRAKREQERIRLLTADPFDLEAQAKIEEDIRQHNVEENMTIAMEEAPESFGQVVMLYINCKVNGHPVKAFVDSGAQMTIMSQACAERCNIMRLVDRRWAGIAKGVGTQKIIGRVHLAQVQIEGDFLPCSFSILEDQPMDMLLGLDMLKRHQCSIDLKKSVLVIGTTGSETRFLSEAELPECARLAYGAEGREDARPSEIADRELAEALQRSIQESGQH; encoded by the exons ATGCTGGTCACCGTTTTTTGCGCTCCGAGGGATCGCCCAGAAACCACCTTCGCCCTCGACGTGTCCCCGGAGCTGGAACTGAGAGACTTTGTAGCACTTTGTGAACTGGAATCAGGAATCCCAGCTGGGGAAATTCAG aTCACATATGTAGAACAGCCCCTAAAAGACCCCACCCGTGCCTTGGGGAACTATGGTGTTAAGGATGGAGATGTGGTGGTTCTCCGGCAAGCTGACAGGAGGCCGCCACCAACTCAGCCAGCCTTCCCAG GTCTGCCCCATATTGACTTTCGTTCCATCACAATCCCGGGCACCTCCTCTTCGACCAATCAGCGTGGCACCGTTAggccgcagcagcagccgcaACAACCGCCACAGCCACAGCCGCAGCCGCAGCAGtcgcaacagcagcagcagcagcgccccGCACAGCCTTCCACGCCTATGGCCTTTCGTGGCTCCTCTCCTCAGGGGCTCGATGACCCCGCCTTACTTCAGCAGATGCTATTATCTAATCCGCACGAGCTGTCACTCCTTAAGGAGCGAAACCCTCCTCTTGCTGAGGCCCTGCTGAGCGGAGATTTAG AACGTTTCACCAAAgtgctgctggagcagcagcaggatcgagctaagagggagcaggagagGATCAGACTTCTCACTGCCGATCCTTTTGATTTGGAGGCTCAAGCAAAGATTGAAGAAGACATCAG GCAGCACAATGTGGAAGAGAACATGACCATTGCAATGGAGGAGGCCCCAGAAAGCTTTGGACAGGTGGTTATGCTGTACATTAACTGCAAAGTCAATGGCCATCCTGTGAAGGCTTTTGTTGACTCAG GAGCACAGATGACCATCATGAGCCAAGCATGTGCAGAGCGCTGTAACATTATGCGGCTGGTGGACCGACGCTGGGCTGGAATTGCCAAAGGAGTAGGAACCCAGAAGATCATTGGGAGAGTTCATTTAG CTCAAGTCCAGATAGAGGGAGATTTCCTTCCCTGTTCTTTCTCCATCTTGGAGGACCAGCCAATGGACATGTTGCTTGGTCTGGACATGCTGAAAAGACACCAG tgttcaATCGACCTGAAGAAGAGCGTACTTGTAATAGGCACCACAGGCAGTGAAACTCGTTTTCTGTCTGAGGCAGAGCTGCCAGAGTGTGCCCGACTGGCATACGGAGCAGAGGGACGTGAAGATGCCCGTCCAAGTGAGATAGCTGACAGAGAACTGGCCGAGGCACTTCAGAGATCTATACAGGAAAGCG GACAGCACTGA
- the ddi2 gene encoding protein DDI1 homolog 2 isoform X1 has translation MLVTVFCAPRDRPETTFALDVSPELELRDFVALCELESGIPAGEIQITYVEQPLKDPTRALGNYGVKDGDVVVLRQADRRPPPTQPAFPGLPHIDFRSITIPGTSSSTNQRGTVRPQQQPQQPPQPQPQPQQSQQQQQQRPAQPSTPMAFRGSSPQGLDDPALLQQMLLSNPHELSLLKERNPPLAEALLSGDLERFTKVLLEQQQDRAKREQERIRLLTADPFDLEAQAKIEEDIRQHNVEENMTIAMEEAPESFGQVVMLYINCKVNGHPVKAFVDSGAQMTIMSQACAERCNIMRLVDRRWAGIAKGVGTQKIIGRVHLAQVQIEGDFLPCSFSILEDQPMDMLLGLDMLKRHQCSIDLKKSVLVIGTTGSETRFLSEAELPECARLAYGAEGREDARPSEIADRELAEALQRSIQESDTAEEQTTSPQPPPFTLPRTLDQMSSASSTSQSPSCHQSLNPTLDRTQSAPAAMEQVSAPGQCQGQPVIQEIPRPLSSAEEATSAPHLVGPHPLPLHNNSKVPPEPSPSSDVLSASNPPADMTPLSRDPGGEGQPEATEGGTESDEVGNNSILPSPEELSPVQPMEQEVTESDLVDTTEACPGAQSQPNSVEMESPPTSQSAVSSERDQPEGERCSSSDSIPSLAAALMELHELLVSNNRTQSQNHSTSCSPSHLFRQDAGKASPEPITPTPENTQPSTAISAGAEPSDAKANYAAAVSDEEPSKCLVPDLSGQNKHRDGDTADTDEGQGPPQCPDGSGERREEEATNISISQSEPEYPPDPAGDLEFREPPEGQLGRGVADGQASGSNTPDTLGLQTEHTFVSPLSMAVGSPEDISDPLSSSVSPPPPVQAPQPSSPALLVPAPHPFIEQFPAEDIQRIQAAGFSAREAAEALEQAHGVVELALLALLARNITVPT, from the exons ATGCTGGTCACCGTTTTTTGCGCTCCGAGGGATCGCCCAGAAACCACCTTCGCCCTCGACGTGTCCCCGGAGCTGGAACTGAGAGACTTTGTAGCACTTTGTGAACTGGAATCAGGAATCCCAGCTGGGGAAATTCAG aTCACATATGTAGAACAGCCCCTAAAAGACCCCACCCGTGCCTTGGGGAACTATGGTGTTAAGGATGGAGATGTGGTGGTTCTCCGGCAAGCTGACAGGAGGCCGCCACCAACTCAGCCAGCCTTCCCAG GTCTGCCCCATATTGACTTTCGTTCCATCACAATCCCGGGCACCTCCTCTTCGACCAATCAGCGTGGCACCGTTAggccgcagcagcagccgcaACAACCGCCACAGCCACAGCCGCAGCCGCAGCAGtcgcaacagcagcagcagcagcgccccGCACAGCCTTCCACGCCTATGGCCTTTCGTGGCTCCTCTCCTCAGGGGCTCGATGACCCCGCCTTACTTCAGCAGATGCTATTATCTAATCCGCACGAGCTGTCACTCCTTAAGGAGCGAAACCCTCCTCTTGCTGAGGCCCTGCTGAGCGGAGATTTAG AACGTTTCACCAAAgtgctgctggagcagcagcaggatcgagctaagagggagcaggagagGATCAGACTTCTCACTGCCGATCCTTTTGATTTGGAGGCTCAAGCAAAGATTGAAGAAGACATCAG GCAGCACAATGTGGAAGAGAACATGACCATTGCAATGGAGGAGGCCCCAGAAAGCTTTGGACAGGTGGTTATGCTGTACATTAACTGCAAAGTCAATGGCCATCCTGTGAAGGCTTTTGTTGACTCAG GAGCACAGATGACCATCATGAGCCAAGCATGTGCAGAGCGCTGTAACATTATGCGGCTGGTGGACCGACGCTGGGCTGGAATTGCCAAAGGAGTAGGAACCCAGAAGATCATTGGGAGAGTTCATTTAG CTCAAGTCCAGATAGAGGGAGATTTCCTTCCCTGTTCTTTCTCCATCTTGGAGGACCAGCCAATGGACATGTTGCTTGGTCTGGACATGCTGAAAAGACACCAG tgttcaATCGACCTGAAGAAGAGCGTACTTGTAATAGGCACCACAGGCAGTGAAACTCGTTTTCTGTCTGAGGCAGAGCTGCCAGAGTGTGCCCGACTGGCATACGGAGCAGAGGGACGTGAAGATGCCCGTCCAAGTGAGATAGCTGACAGAGAACTGGCCGAGGCACTTCAGAGATCTATACAGGAAAGCG ACACTGCAGAGGAACAAACTACCTCACCGCAGCCCCCACCATTTACATTACCCAGAACCTTAGACCAAATGTCCTCAGCCAGCTCCACTTCTCAAAGCCCATCCTGTCATCAATCCCTGAACCCAACCCTGGACCGCACTCAGTCTGCCCCAGCTGCCATGGAGCAGGTCTCAGCACCAGGGCAGTGCCAGGGCCAGCCTGTCATCCAGGAGATCCCTAGGCCTTTGTCTTCAGCAGAGGAAGCAACTTCTGCACCTCATCTTGTCGGCCCTCACCCTCTGCCTCTCCATAACAACTCCAAAGTGCCCCCTGAACCAAGTCCCTCATCTGATGTCCTAAGTGCATCTAACCCTCCTGCAGACATGACACCACTGTCCCGGGATCCAGGGGGTGAGGGACAGCCAGAAGCCACAGAGGGGGGTACTGAATCAGATGAGGTGGGGAACAACTCCATCCTCCCTAGTCCAGAAGAACTTTCTCCTGTTCAGCCCATGGAGCAGGAGGTGACTGAGTCAGATCTAGTTGATACTACAGAAGCCTGTCCAGGTGCTCAGAGCCAGCCCAACTCTGTTGAAATGGAGTCTCCTCCCACCTCTCAAAGTGCGGTGTCCTCTGAGAGGGACCAGCCTGAGGGGGAGCGCTGCTCCAGCTCAGACAGTATCCCCTCACTGGCAGCTGCTCTGATGGAGCTCCATGAACTGTTGGTATCCAACAACCGCACTCAGTCTCAAAACCACAGCACCTCCTGTTCTCCATCGCACCTATTTAGGCAAGACGCAGGTAAAGCATCTCCCGAGCCAATCACCCCAACACCTGAAAACACCCAACCTTCTACTGCCATTTCAGCTGGTGCAGAACCAAGCGATGCCAAAGCCAACtatgctgctgcagtgtctgaTGAGGAACCATCCAAGTGTCTTGTGCCTGACCTCTCTGGCCAGAATAAGCATCGGGATGGAGATACAGCAGACACTGATGAGGGCCAAGGTCCACCACAGTGTCCAGATGGttcaggagagaggagggaagaagaggCCACTAACATCAGCATTTCTCAATCTGAGCCAGAGTATCCCCCTGATCCAGCAGGAGACCTTGAGTTCAGGGAGCCTCCTGAGGGGCAACTTGGAAGAGGGGTTGCAGATGGACAAGCCTCTGGCAGCAACACCCCGGACACTCTTGGCCTCCAGACTGAGCACACTTTTGTCAGCCCATTATCAATGGCAGTGGGCTCACCAGAGGACATTTCAGACCCCttgtcctcctctgtttctcctcctcctcctgttcaggCCCCTCAGCCTTCATCTCCTGCCCTTCTTGTCCCTGCTCCGCATCCCTTTATAGAACAGTTTCCAGCTGAGGACATCCAGAGAATCCAGGCAGCAGGCTTTTCTGCcagggaggctgcagaggcactggaaCAAGCTCACGGGGTTGTGGAGCTAGCTCTTCTGGCACTATTAGCCCGCAATATCACTGTGCCCACCTAG